Within Ipomoea triloba cultivar NCNSP0323 chromosome 9, ASM357664v1, the genomic segment tcggctcggcctagcctatttccacccccaCTCTTAAGCGTGTGAACATCTTCAAATTGATGTCCAGGGTTCAACTTTCAACTCATTTACCTAGACATCTCATTCTTCAATTCCCATCATTGCCAAGAGTTCCATAAAAATTGAATCTTTTGTTCTATCATATCTTCCAATCAATTAAcgttaaaatcaaaattattcgCCTGGTTCAAAGGCCATTCTTTTAACCTAAATCTTTTGACAAACTCTTATAATTAATGTTACTCCGTACTATTTTGTGtatttactaatttattaacTTTGCAAAATTTGTTCCATTATAAAGAATTTTTGCCTTTACAAAATTTCTAAAGATAAAAATTTacactttaatttttgggaaTCAAATTTAGTAATGTATTAAGCTAGTGTCACGAAAATCTTTGTAAATTTGGAAATTAAATCATATTACTCTTTTTACCACAAAACAAATtcgataaaattaaaatttttccttaaaatattCGTAATTCTAGATATTACTGACTAACATGGTAAAAATCTTTATCGACACCCAAGTCATAAATTTagaaattgatttttatttaacttTAACTATAAAAAAATTCCACAAAAGTGGAAAGTCTAGGCTATAAATACAACCTTCATTCTCCATTATCAATATACATTGTCTCAGCGTACTAGTGCgtaaattcaatttttcttgaaaatgtcTGGTAGAAATACTTCTAGAGGAGTGACAAGAGGTCGGCAAAGGGTTCCCCTTGCTAGAATAGAAAATGAGGTTCAACGTCTTGTAACATTTTCAAAACGGCGCACTGGTTTATTTAAAAAAGCAAGTGAGATGTCCACTTTATGTGGCACCGAGATTGCGATGGTGGTATTCTCACCATCTGGCAAACCTTTCTCCTTTAGCAACCCTGATATGAATACAGTCCTTACGAAGTACTTTGGTGAAATCCCCAACATAGAAGCCAACGTACATGAACATATTATCCGTGCTCACCGAGACGCAAAAATGAGAGCGATGACCTCTCAAATCAACGTCCTTGAAGCCCAAATCGATGAAGAAATGTTGGTCAATCAAGCTCTGAGAGAGGTTGAAAAAGGTAGACCATCCATATCTGATCTTCAATTGCCTGAGCTACAATTGATGAAACAGCAAATGGAAACACTCCTTTATCAAGTAACtgagaaattaaatatgttttccATGATGGGGGCACAATCTCAAGCCAGGGAAGCTCGCTTTGGAGGCAATTATGGCGCTGGACCAAGTggtgtttaaattattttcgtCTCTTACTTTGTTCGGGTactttttacaattttaatattttattttgaattaagaTATCATTTCCTATAgttctcctagggttttgataatgttatttatttttatttcattttgggTTAAACTTGTGTTCGTTACTCGGCGGTACGCATATTGTAAGGTTCACAAGCCCTGTTTTAATGATATTCGCGTCTTACTACCTTGTAGCAATTTTGTTGATTGtgaattgttttttaattaattatttatttatttatttcttatgaGATTGGATCCATGGCTCTGTCAATTAGGTGCATGTTACAATTCTTtatctaaataataaattattggaATTACTACTGCAAAGTTTAGTTGTGTCGCTATGTGTTGGACCATCTGGAAGCATAGGAACAATTTTATTTGGAACCAGAAACCATGGCATGGTGGTGATCGATGTTCTACGCTCAGCTACGTCTCTTCTTAATGAGTGGTTGGAATTGCATTCTTCTATATATTAACAACATCATACTCACAATCATTTCCACACGCATGACGCATCACATCAATATTGTGCTGCACTTATAGTGTCTTATACTATCACTACAacaaaaatgcacaaagacaacggtttttaaccattatctactaaataaaaaaatatgttgtTGAAGCCAATGTTGTTAAAAGTCAAGCTTGTGTTGCATCCTATATAATGACTATAGAATAAAGCTTGTGTTGCATAAATGATTAATGAgtattttatgaatatttgacAAAGTATGTATagcatgaaattaaaattcaaccCATATTAGCTCTAGAAGAGTCACAAGATTATTATACGAGATATTAACTCTCGTGACAATCTAGAAGATCatatttgttcacaaaatccCTTTCTACACTAATTTTAAGAAACATATTTTTATGTGTGGGATTTGAAGATTGTTATTTTCAGGAGGAGTGtcatttacttaaatcaatccaGAAGATTAAGTCTTGAAAACCAAGAGTTGTACTATTTTTCCTTTGATTgagattttttatatataatttattaactaaaagtTTTTAAACGAGGCCGCTAGTGTAACAAACGAATACACATATATCATGTATTCTTTTACTcattgggtttttctagtgAGGTTTTTAAGAGTATGATATAGTAATGTCCAAGGAGGA encodes:
- the LOC116029879 gene encoding agamous-like MADS-box protein AGL29, whose amino-acid sequence is MSGRNTSRGVTRGRQRVPLARIENEVQRLVTFSKRRTGLFKKASEMSTLCGTEIAMVVFSPSGKPFSFSNPDMNTVLTKYFGEIPNIEANVHEHIIRAHRDAKMRAMTSQINVLEAQIDEEMLVNQALREVEKGRPSISDLQLPELQLMKQQMETLLYQVTEKLNMFSMMGAQSQAREARFGGNYGAGPSGV